ATCCCCATGACGGTTCCAGCCCCGCCGCCATCCCCAGCCGGAGCGGGAACATCGCCGCCGCCAGGATCACCAGCGGACCGATGACGGCGCCGTTGGCGCGCACCGTGGCGGACAGCACCATCGAGACGCCGAACAGCACGAAGCTCCATCCCGCGATCAGGTTGATCCGCGTCGCGATGCCGACGGCGGCGCTGTCCTGCCCGAGGAACAGCCACAGGATATGCCGGTCGAGCACCGTCAGGATCGCGACCAGACCGCCGGTCAGCGCCAGATTGGTGAGGATGCCGACGCGCGTGATCCGCCCCACCCTGTCCCATGCCCCTGCGCCGATGTTCTGCGCGGCCATCGCGCTGACGGCTGCACCCACCGCCATCGCGGGCATCTGCACGTAGGTCCATAGCTGGTTCGCGGCGCCGTAAGCAGCGGTGGTCGCGGTGCCGTGGCGGTTGACGAGCCCGATCATCGCCAGCGCCGAGGTCGAGACGACCAGCATCTGCAACCCCATCGGCACGCCCTTGATCACGATCGTACGCAGCAGCGCGCGGTCGGGCACGATGTAGCGCCACTCCGCGCCACGCAGCCGGATCGGCAGGTCGCGGGCATAGATGAAGACGAGCAGCGCGACGAGCGACACGCCATTGGCGATCAGTGTGGCGAGCGCCGATCCCTCGATCCCCAGCGCCGGGATCGGGCCGAACCCGCGGATCAGCAGCGGATTCAGCGCGACATCGACCACCGAGCCCAACGCCATGAACTTCAGCGGCGTGATCGAATCGCCCGTACCCCGCAGCGCCATCGTCAGCAGCACCGTCAGGAACCCCGGCACCATCGCCACAAAGATCACGCGCAGATAGGCGAGCGCGAGCGGATAGACCTCTGCCGGAGTCGCCAGTACGCGCAGGATCGCCGGCGCCGCGAACAGCCCGACAACGACGGTCGCGATCGACAGCACGGTGAACAGCCCAAGCGAGGTGCCGAGCACGCGCCGCATCGCGTCCACGTCGCGCCGTCCCATGTTCTGCCCGATCAGGATCGTGGCGGCCATGCCGAAGCCGAAGACCGCCGCGATCAGCAGGAACATGATGATGTTGGCGTTCGTGGTCGCGGCCAGCGCGCGCTCGCCCAGGAATTGCCCGATCCATATCGCGTTGATCGAGCCGTTGAGCGATTGCAGGATGCTGGAGCCAAGCGTCGGCAGCGCGAACAGCAGCAGGGTGCGCCCGATCGGTCCGGTGGTCAGATCCCGTTGCGGCGCGCGTCCCATCCCGTTTCCCCGTCCCTTGCCGCGGCGGTGTAGCCCGCTTCGCGGCCGGGCGACAGCGGAACGGTCAGCGGCCGTCGCGCACCGGCGCAGGGGCGCGCTCGTCGCGGTCGCGCAGGTCG
The genomic region above belongs to Sphingomonas phyllosphaerae 5.2 and contains:
- a CDS encoding MATE family efflux transporter, coding for MGRAPQRDLTTGPIGRTLLLFALPTLGSSILQSLNGSINAIWIGQFLGERALAATTNANIIMFLLIAAVFGFGMAATILIGQNMGRRDVDAMRRVLGTSLGLFTVLSIATVVVGLFAAPAILRVLATPAEVYPLALAYLRVIFVAMVPGFLTVLLTMALRGTGDSITPLKFMALGSVVDVALNPLLIRGFGPIPALGIEGSALATLIANGVSLVALLVFIYARDLPIRLRGAEWRYIVPDRALLRTIVIKGVPMGLQMLVVSTSALAMIGLVNRHGTATTAAYGAANQLWTYVQMPAMAVGAAVSAMAAQNIGAGAWDRVGRITRVGILTNLALTGGLVAILTVLDRHILWLFLGQDSAAVGIATRINLIAGWSFVLFGVSMVLSATVRANGAVIGPLVILAAAMFPLRLGMAAGLEPSWGSDAIWWSFPAGSMGSMLLMIGYYRHGGWRRGRLPAAPPEGAEKAMADCEPAAKPMPVG